The following are encoded together in the Dickeya lacustris genome:
- a CDS encoding TonB-dependent receptor: protein MPGFAQAASPATPDTATTVAAATQGENAASATTPKAVPLKAVQLTRVQVNAQRRQAQQQTTLASVVEGKTLEQDRLYRFEDVSQEVTGLDIAAADALDTRVTIRGIGDGGGSEINIGMPSSVGLFLDGVYLSRPGMLSNDLLDIDSLSVLKGPQGTLYGFNTTGGAAEIRSRKPTFTPQASLEQSFGQRGYVQSKLMASGPLGGDWAGRINLSHTEKGGYVENVQSGHQLGGSNSNGVRVQALYQPDEAFSLRIIGDYSDATSYPVLSLVDSYPVGGVDQFRTRAAAVGAQVVAGSQVALDDETKNRVAQGGGSVEANWRLANGYTLNSLTSLRYFRFLPTTADGLSIPLYHDSGADVHDRTWGQRFWVDSPKGGVAEYSFGVDYWGENLDTFAHDHYYNNARVTRWYGNTSNTGKFVQRIGELEDSVYSAFARSTWHLGDQFDLTTGVRETYEKKSGAFRRINKNDFDSGNLSQTNHLPSATVSLNWYATPNITPYLTLAYAEKAGGLNISSGAVKQAGIDSLYIKPEKTRAAELGVKTHWWQRRLEWNTALFWSEVSDFQTTAYDEETLSSYLVNAGKFRSRGVESQLAVHPTDGLTLSLNGTLLDARYLDFRNAKCPAEVTLAANPPASCDLSGERVFSSPRLTYNARIRYEWQALDNLQAFVAGRWSWRSEAFGTVENSDFTRIPAYGVLNLSTGVSGKQNNHTWRATLWLNNALDKTYYRTIKAGDYGSAYGALGEPRTVGVTLGYDF, encoded by the coding sequence ATGCCCGGTTTTGCACAGGCGGCATCGCCCGCCACACCGGACACAGCGACGACCGTGGCCGCCGCCACGCAAGGCGAGAACGCCGCCAGCGCCACAACGCCGAAAGCCGTTCCGTTGAAAGCCGTGCAGTTAACGCGCGTGCAGGTCAATGCCCAGCGCCGTCAGGCGCAACAGCAGACGACGCTGGCCTCGGTGGTGGAGGGCAAAACGCTCGAGCAAGACCGACTCTATCGCTTTGAGGATGTGTCGCAGGAAGTGACCGGGCTGGATATCGCCGCTGCCGATGCGCTCGACACCCGGGTGACGATTCGCGGCATTGGCGACGGCGGCGGCAGCGAAATCAATATCGGAATGCCAAGCAGCGTCGGGTTGTTTTTAGACGGAGTGTACCTGTCGCGCCCTGGCATGTTGTCCAACGACTTGTTAGATATCGACTCGCTCAGTGTGCTCAAAGGGCCGCAGGGCACGCTGTATGGCTTTAACACCACCGGCGGCGCGGCGGAGATTCGCAGCCGTAAACCGACCTTCACCCCGCAGGCCTCGCTGGAGCAGTCGTTCGGCCAGCGCGGTTATGTGCAATCGAAACTGATGGCCTCCGGGCCGCTTGGCGGAGATTGGGCCGGGCGCATTAATCTGTCGCACACCGAGAAGGGCGGCTATGTCGAAAACGTGCAAAGTGGCCACCAGTTGGGCGGCAGCAACAGTAATGGCGTGCGCGTGCAGGCGTTGTACCAGCCGGACGAGGCGTTTAGCCTGCGCATCATCGGTGATTACAGCGATGCGACCAGTTACCCGGTGCTGTCTCTGGTTGACAGCTACCCGGTGGGCGGCGTGGATCAATTTCGTACCCGGGCGGCAGCGGTTGGGGCGCAAGTGGTGGCGGGAAGCCAGGTGGCGCTGGATGATGAAACCAAAAACCGCGTGGCGCAGGGCGGCGGCTCGGTGGAAGCCAACTGGCGACTGGCTAACGGCTATACCCTGAATTCGCTGACATCGCTGCGTTATTTCCGCTTTTTACCGACCACTGCCGATGGCCTGAGTATTCCGCTCTATCATGACAGCGGTGCCGATGTGCATGACCGCACCTGGGGGCAGCGTTTCTGGGTGGATTCGCCCAAAGGCGGCGTGGCGGAGTATTCCTTTGGCGTTGATTACTGGGGCGAGAACCTCGACACCTTTGCCCATGACCATTACTACAATAACGCGCGCGTCACCCGCTGGTATGGCAATACCAGCAACACCGGCAAATTCGTGCAGCGTATCGGCGAGCTGGAAGATTCCGTCTATTCCGCATTTGCGCGCAGCACCTGGCATTTGGGCGACCAGTTTGACCTGACGACCGGCGTGCGCGAAACCTACGAGAAGAAGAGCGGGGCGTTTCGCCGCATCAACAAAAACGACTTTGACTCCGGCAACCTGTCGCAGACGAATCACCTGCCTTCGGCCACCGTTAGCCTCAACTGGTATGCCACGCCCAATATCACGCCGTATCTGACGCTGGCGTATGCCGAGAAAGCCGGTGGGCTGAATATTTCATCGGGTGCGGTCAAACAGGCGGGCATCGACAGCCTGTACATCAAGCCTGAGAAAACCCGCGCCGCCGAACTGGGGGTAAAAACCCACTGGTGGCAGCGTCGGCTGGAGTGGAACACGGCATTGTTCTGGAGTGAGGTCAGCGATTTCCAGACCACCGCGTACGATGAAGAGACATTAAGCAGCTATCTGGTCAATGCCGGGAAATTCCGCTCGCGCGGCGTGGAATCGCAACTGGCTGTACACCCCACCGACGGGCTGACCCTGAGCCTCAACGGTACGCTGCTGGATGCGCGTTATCTGGATTTTCGTAATGCCAAATGCCCGGCGGAGGTGACGCTGGCGGCAAACCCACCGGCATCCTGCGACCTGAGCGGAGAGCGGGTGTTTAGCTCACCGCGACTGACCTATAACGCCCGTATCCGCTATGAGTGGCAGGCGCTTGATAATCTACAGGCGTTTGTCGCCGGGCGCTGGTCATGGCGCAGCGAGGCCTTTGGTACGGTGGAGAATTCTGACTTCACGCGCATCCCTGCCTATGGAGTGCTGAACCTCTCAACCGGGGTGAGCGGTAAGCAGAACAACCACACCTGGCGCGCCACGCTGTGGCTGAATAATGCGCTGGATAAAACCTATTACCGCACGATTAAAGCTGGCGATTACGGCTCGGCCTATGGCGCGCTGGGGGAGCCTCGCACCGTGGGGGTGACACTGGGTTACGACTTCTAA